The following proteins are co-located in the Dietzia timorensis genome:
- the cysD gene encoding sulfate adenylyltransferase subunit CysD → MTAPAQAATQELSHLDALEAESVHIFREVAAQFERPGMLFSGGKDSVVMFHLARKAFWPAPMPFPLMHVDTGHNFDEVIEYRDRVVAETGTRLVVSSVQDDIDAGRVIEDTSPGASRNRLQTVSLLRGIQENRFDAVFGGARRDEEKARAKERVFSFRDAFGAWDPRAQRPELWSLYNGKHRRGEHIRVFPLSNWTELDIWEYIARENIDLPPIYYAHEREVLERDGMLLANTRFLKLFEGETFRTETVRFRTVGDATCTGAVESTASTNAEVVAEVAATRITERGATRADDRISEAGMEDRKKEGYF, encoded by the coding sequence GTGACGGCACCTGCCCAGGCCGCAACCCAAGAGCTCTCGCATCTCGATGCGTTGGAAGCCGAGTCGGTCCACATTTTTCGTGAGGTCGCTGCCCAGTTCGAGCGCCCCGGGATGCTTTTCTCCGGCGGCAAGGATTCGGTGGTGATGTTCCACCTGGCGCGGAAGGCCTTCTGGCCGGCGCCGATGCCGTTCCCCCTCATGCACGTCGACACCGGACACAACTTCGACGAGGTCATCGAATACCGCGACCGCGTCGTTGCCGAGACCGGAACGCGGCTCGTCGTCTCGAGCGTCCAGGACGATATCGACGCCGGCCGGGTCATCGAGGACACGAGCCCCGGTGCCTCACGTAACCGTCTGCAGACGGTGTCTTTGCTGCGCGGCATCCAGGAGAACCGCTTCGACGCGGTGTTCGGCGGCGCCCGCCGCGATGAGGAGAAGGCCCGCGCCAAGGAGCGCGTGTTCTCCTTCCGTGACGCGTTCGGCGCATGGGATCCGCGCGCCCAGCGCCCCGAGCTGTGGAGCCTCTACAACGGTAAGCACCGCCGCGGCGAGCACATCCGCGTTTTCCCGCTGTCCAACTGGACCGAGCTGGACATCTGGGAGTACATCGCCCGCGAGAACATCGACCTTCCGCCGATCTACTACGCGCACGAGCGCGAGGTGCTCGAGCGCGACGGCATGCTGCTCGCCAACACCCGCTTCCTCAAGCTGTTCGAGGGCGAGACCTTCCGCACCGAGACCGTCCGCTTCCGCACCGTCGGCGATGCGACGTGCACGGGCGCCGTCGAATCGACCGCGTCGACCAACGCCGAGGTCGTTGCCGAGGTCGCCGCGACGCGCATCACCGAGCGCGGCGCCACGCGCGCCGATGACCGCATCTCCGAGGCCGGGATGGAAGACCGCAAGAAGGAAGGCTATTTCTGA
- a CDS encoding sulfite exporter TauE/SafE family protein encodes MAEFLASQAPILMLVSLGIGVVIGLTGMGGGALMTPALVLLGIPPTVAVANDLVVNAANKIVGGAVHFKRGKPNLTIAMWLVIGSVPTAYFGAWLVHAIGADDIQGLLKHAIGVTLLVASSAYVLRAFLGLIGKISSGTDENPPVRIVPTLLVGLVGGLMVGVTSVGSGTLIMMCIMLLYPTLAPLRLVGTDLVQAVPLVIAAAVGHLMVSGVDWSLVWPLLIGGTIGTFIGSRLAPWMPSGIIRRSIAIVLALTGIAMLGAPPVLLAFLAAGAVLLGPAAWGWVRHATGHEAFPIAHHRHDKKAADARPVERADGPDPDFVI; translated from the coding sequence ATGGCCGAATTCCTGGCGAGCCAGGCGCCGATCCTCATGCTCGTGAGCCTGGGGATCGGCGTCGTCATCGGCCTCACCGGCATGGGCGGGGGCGCGCTCATGACGCCCGCGCTCGTGCTGCTCGGCATCCCGCCGACGGTCGCCGTCGCCAACGATCTCGTTGTCAACGCGGCGAACAAGATCGTCGGCGGGGCAGTCCACTTCAAGCGCGGGAAACCGAATCTCACAATCGCGATGTGGCTGGTCATCGGCTCGGTGCCGACAGCCTATTTCGGGGCGTGGCTCGTCCACGCGATCGGCGCGGACGATATCCAGGGCCTGCTCAAACACGCCATCGGCGTCACGCTTCTCGTCGCGTCCTCGGCCTACGTGCTGCGGGCGTTCCTCGGGCTCATCGGCAAGATCTCGTCGGGAACCGACGAGAACCCGCCCGTACGGATCGTGCCGACGCTCCTCGTGGGGCTCGTCGGCGGATTGATGGTCGGTGTCACCTCGGTCGGTTCGGGGACGCTCATCATGATGTGCATCATGCTGCTCTATCCGACGCTGGCGCCGCTGCGCCTAGTCGGTACCGACCTCGTGCAAGCCGTGCCACTCGTCATCGCCGCGGCGGTAGGCCACCTCATGGTCTCAGGCGTGGATTGGTCGCTCGTGTGGCCGCTGCTCATCGGCGGCACCATCGGCACATTCATCGGTTCCAGGCTCGCGCCGTGGATGCCTTCGGGGATCATCCGCCGCTCGATTGCGATCGTCCTCGCGCTCACCGGCATCGCCATGCTCGGAGCGCCGCCGGTCCTGCTCGCGTTTCTCGCCGCGGGGGCCGTACTGCTCGGCCCCGCCGCGTGGGGATGGGTGCGCCACGCCACCGGGCACGAGGCGTTCCCGATCGCGCACCATAGGCACGACAAAAAGGCCGCCGATGCCCGGCCCGTCGAGAGGGCCGACGGGCCGGACCCCGACTTCGTGATCTAG
- a CDS encoding DUF309 domain-containing protein, which yields MTNPARKDRDRDDEGRANNARPRDELGRPLPPGSKGIERIPEDLDLPPAKSLAWAQDLLDRGLAFNAHEVLEGAWKSCPAQERELWQGLAQLAVGITHLQRGNLKGARSLLERASGRIAGFAGKAPYGIDAAGLVRFADGLIAELRGGSEPDAEWLRPQLVRSPD from the coding sequence ATGACCAACCCAGCTCGCAAGGACCGCGATCGCGACGACGAAGGCCGCGCCAACAATGCGCGCCCTCGGGACGAACTCGGCCGGCCGCTACCGCCGGGATCAAAGGGCATCGAGCGGATTCCCGAGGACCTCGATCTGCCGCCGGCGAAATCGCTCGCATGGGCGCAGGACCTGCTCGACCGGGGACTCGCATTCAACGCGCACGAGGTGCTCGAAGGAGCGTGGAAGTCGTGTCCGGCGCAGGAGCGAGAACTGTGGCAGGGTCTCGCCCAGCTCGCAGTCGGGATCACGCACCTGCAGCGCGGCAATCTCAAGGGCGCCCGGTCGCTGCTCGAACGCGCTTCCGGGCGCATCGCCGGATTCGCCGGTAAGGCGCCGTACGGGATCGACGCCGCTGGCCTCGTCCGCTTCGCCGACGGCCTCATCGCCGAGCTTCGCGGCGGTTCCGAGCCGGACGCCGAGTGGCTGCGCCCCCAGTTGGTGCGCTCGCCCGACTGA
- a CDS encoding TetR/AcrR family transcriptional regulator codes for MAADWREFGDDTLNAPLRAALECFAAHGYHGTSIRMVADVAGLSVPGLYHHHRSKQELLNKVVGAAMDELLAHTRAAAEDSDGTPAGRFDNIVTALILFHLSRRQHAFVASTEMRSMNPEVRAVHVASRDEEQEMISSAIAEGNESGEFDCPSPVDAARAVSSLCVSIANWYRPGGALDPNDIVAQYLGFCRSIAGRLDDAPAPRG; via the coding sequence ATGGCCGCCGATTGGCGCGAGTTCGGCGACGACACTCTCAACGCACCACTACGTGCGGCGCTGGAATGTTTCGCCGCGCACGGTTATCACGGGACCTCGATCCGAATGGTCGCGGACGTCGCCGGCTTGTCCGTACCAGGGCTATACCACCACCACCGCTCGAAGCAGGAGCTCCTCAACAAGGTCGTCGGGGCGGCGATGGACGAGCTATTGGCACACACGCGGGCAGCCGCGGAGGACTCGGACGGCACGCCGGCGGGGCGTTTCGACAACATCGTCACCGCGCTGATCTTGTTTCACCTGTCCAGGCGCCAGCATGCGTTCGTCGCCTCGACCGAGATGCGCAGCATGAACCCGGAGGTCCGCGCGGTACACGTGGCCTCCCGCGATGAGGAGCAGGAGATGATCAGCTCGGCGATCGCCGAGGGGAACGAGTCGGGGGAATTCGACTGCCCCTCCCCCGTGGACGCCGCCCGTGCGGTGTCCTCGCTGTGCGTGTCGATCGCGAACTGGTACCGGCCCGGCGGGGCGCTCGACCCGAACGACATCGTCGCCCAGTACCTCGGGTTCTGTCGCTCCATCGCCGGGCGCCTCGACGACGCACCTGCTCCGCGGGGCTAG
- the cysC gene encoding adenylyl-sulfate kinase — MTTTDIGTSLAQVGLDEQADLLRIATAGSVDDGKSTLIGRLLFDSKAIFEDQLASVEATSEKRGDEYTDLALLTDGLRSEREQGITIDVAYRYFSTPRRKFIIADTPGHVQYTRNMVTGASTADVAIILIDARKGVLEQTRRHSYLSSLLGIPNLVVCVNKMDLVDYDEAVFNSIRADFDKFADNLSVGQIDFVPISALKGDNVVTKVSDIPGSADAMPWYEGPTMLDLLETIRVAHSEADGEFRFPVQYVIRPQRSDGLDHRSFAGTIAGGAVSEGDEIVVLPKGQRSAVTKIWAPGGREVATARAGEAVTIAIADEIDIVRGEMLAHADAQPKRGTELSATVCWFADDSELTAGRNYLLKQTTRDTRSVVTSLDYRLDVNTLATDSAAETLALNEIGRVTLRTQSPLMYDKYGTNRATGAFILVDEVTGDTVAAGMIEGAGETESGVVWHAGAVSSGDRAALLGSDGARRTIWLTGLSGSGKSSIATELEKALLSAGHNAYVLDGDNLRHGLNSDLGFSEADRTENIRRTAEVAALLTDAGVVAICALISPLESQRELARQAHDRLGVEFTEVFVDTPISECEKRDPKGMYAKARAGEIQNFTGVSAPYEAPQNPDLHITPEVGTAAEAAERIIARLFSDDTSTVI, encoded by the coding sequence ATGACCACCACCGACATCGGAACGTCCCTCGCCCAGGTCGGGCTCGACGAGCAGGCCGACCTTCTGCGCATCGCCACGGCAGGCTCGGTCGACGACGGCAAGTCCACGCTCATCGGGCGGCTGCTGTTCGACTCGAAGGCTATTTTCGAGGACCAGCTCGCCTCGGTCGAGGCGACCTCGGAGAAGCGCGGCGACGAGTACACCGACCTCGCGTTGCTCACCGACGGCCTGCGCTCGGAGCGCGAGCAGGGCATCACGATCGACGTCGCCTACCGCTACTTCTCGACCCCGCGGCGCAAGTTCATCATCGCCGACACCCCGGGCCATGTGCAGTACACGCGCAACATGGTCACCGGCGCGTCGACGGCGGACGTCGCGATCATTCTCATCGACGCGCGCAAGGGCGTGCTCGAGCAGACCCGTCGCCACTCGTACCTGTCCTCGCTGCTGGGCATCCCGAACCTCGTGGTGTGCGTGAACAAGATGGACCTCGTCGACTACGACGAGGCCGTGTTCAACTCGATCCGAGCCGACTTCGACAAGTTCGCAGACAACCTCTCGGTCGGTCAGATCGATTTCGTCCCGATCAGCGCGCTCAAGGGCGACAACGTCGTCACCAAGGTTTCCGACATCCCGGGCTCGGCCGATGCGATGCCGTGGTACGAGGGCCCGACGATGCTCGACCTCCTCGAGACGATCCGCGTGGCGCACTCGGAGGCGGACGGCGAGTTCCGCTTCCCCGTGCAGTACGTGATCCGTCCGCAGCGCTCGGACGGGCTCGACCACCGCTCCTTCGCGGGGACCATCGCCGGCGGCGCCGTGTCCGAGGGTGACGAGATCGTCGTCCTCCCGAAGGGCCAGCGCTCCGCCGTCACCAAGATCTGGGCGCCGGGCGGCCGCGAAGTCGCCACCGCCAGGGCGGGCGAGGCCGTGACCATCGCGATCGCCGACGAGATCGACATCGTCCGCGGCGAGATGCTCGCCCACGCCGATGCGCAACCGAAGCGCGGCACCGAACTCTCGGCGACCGTGTGCTGGTTCGCCGACGACTCCGAGCTCACCGCCGGGCGCAATTACCTGCTCAAGCAGACCACGCGCGACACGCGCAGCGTCGTCACCTCGCTCGACTACCGACTCGACGTCAACACCCTCGCCACGGACTCCGCCGCCGAGACGCTCGCTCTCAACGAGATCGGCCGGGTCACGCTGCGCACGCAGTCCCCGCTCATGTACGACAAGTACGGCACGAACCGCGCCACGGGCGCGTTCATCCTCGTCGACGAGGTCACCGGCGACACCGTCGCCGCCGGGATGATCGAAGGCGCGGGCGAAACCGAATCCGGTGTCGTGTGGCATGCCGGGGCGGTCTCGTCCGGGGACCGCGCCGCGCTGCTCGGTTCTGACGGCGCACGTCGCACCATCTGGTTGACCGGACTCTCGGGCTCGGGCAAATCGTCGATCGCCACGGAATTGGAGAAGGCGCTGCTCTCCGCGGGGCACAACGCCTATGTGCTCGACGGCGACAATCTGCGCCACGGCCTCAATTCCGATCTCGGATTCAGCGAAGCCGACAGGACCGAGAACATCCGCCGCACCGCGGAGGTCGCGGCGCTGCTTACCGACGCCGGGGTCGTCGCGATCTGCGCGCTCATCTCGCCGCTCGAATCGCAGCGGGAGCTGGCGCGGCAGGCGCACGATCGTCTCGGCGTCGAGTTCACCGAGGTCTTCGTGGACACCCCGATCTCCGAGTGCGAAAAGCGCGACCCGAAGGGCATGTACGCGAAGGCGCGCGCCGGGGAGATCCAGAACTTCACCGGAGTGTCCGCACCCTACGAGGCGCCGCAGAACCCGGATCTGCACATCACCCCAGAGGTGGGCACCGCTGCAGAGGCGGCCGAGCGGATCATCGCCCGGCTCTTCAGTGACGACACCTCGACAGTGATCTAG
- a CDS encoding acyl-CoA dehydrogenase family protein — translation MDFTQSEKTIELAESMWDFMREHVFPAEPKWHAYLAEHGEHAHPPVMEELKTEAKRRGLWNLFLPEWSGVSNLEYAPIAEISGWSPVIAPEAINCQAPDTGNMETLENFGTAEQKARWLEPLKDGRIRSAYAMTEPAVASSDATNVETSIRREGDEYVINGRKWWITGVADERCEIFIVMGRTDPEAPTHRQQSMVLVPRDTPGLTIKRHLPIFGYQDQHGHSELVFDDARVPAENLLGGEGDGFAVAQARLGPGRIHHAMRAIGMAERALALMVQRAKDREAFGGPLADKGVVRELIANSRIEIDQARLQVLHCAWMIDEVGAKEARFEISAIKVIAPQVACAVIDRAIEVFGGAGVSNDYVLAYFYAWARVLRIVDGPDAVHRSTVARGELKKTPPYVG, via the coding sequence ATGGATTTCACGCAGAGTGAGAAGACGATCGAACTGGCCGAGTCGATGTGGGACTTCATGCGCGAGCACGTGTTCCCGGCGGAGCCGAAGTGGCATGCCTACCTCGCAGAACACGGCGAGCACGCGCACCCGCCGGTGATGGAAGAACTCAAGACCGAGGCGAAGCGGCGCGGTCTGTGGAACCTCTTCCTCCCCGAGTGGTCCGGGGTATCGAATCTCGAATATGCGCCGATCGCAGAGATCTCCGGGTGGTCTCCGGTGATCGCCCCAGAGGCGATCAATTGCCAGGCTCCGGATACCGGAAACATGGAGACGCTGGAGAATTTCGGCACGGCGGAGCAGAAGGCCCGCTGGCTGGAGCCGCTCAAGGACGGGCGCATCCGTTCGGCGTACGCGATGACGGAACCGGCGGTCGCGTCCTCGGACGCGACGAATGTCGAGACGTCCATCCGGCGAGAAGGGGACGAGTACGTCATCAATGGGCGCAAGTGGTGGATCACCGGGGTCGCCGACGAGCGCTGCGAGATCTTCATCGTCATGGGGCGCACAGATCCCGAAGCGCCGACGCACAGGCAGCAGTCGATGGTGCTCGTGCCGCGCGATACCCCGGGGCTGACGATCAAGCGACACCTGCCGATCTTCGGCTACCAGGACCAGCACGGACACTCCGAGCTGGTGTTCGACGACGCGCGGGTGCCCGCCGAGAACCTGCTCGGCGGCGAGGGGGACGGGTTCGCGGTCGCGCAGGCGCGGCTCGGCCCGGGGCGCATCCACCATGCGATGCGGGCAATCGGGATGGCCGAGCGTGCGCTGGCGCTGATGGTGCAGCGGGCGAAGGATCGCGAGGCATTCGGCGGCCCGCTCGCCGATAAAGGAGTGGTGCGGGAGCTGATCGCGAATTCGCGGATCGAGATCGACCAGGCGCGGCTGCAGGTGCTGCATTGCGCGTGGATGATCGACGAGGTCGGAGCGAAGGAGGCGCGGTTCGAGATCTCGGCGATCAAGGTGATCGCGCCGCAGGTGGCGTGCGCGGTGATCGACCGGGCGATCGAGGTGTTCGGCGGTGCCGGAGTGTCCAACGACTACGTGCTCGCGTATTTCTACGCGTGGGCGCGAGTGCTGCGCATCGTCGACGGGCCGGACGCGGTGCACCGCAGCACCGTTGCGCGCGGCGAGCTCAAGAAGACGCCGCCGTACGTGGGCTGA
- a CDS encoding MFS transporter — protein MKSKRRSLFASGVGNVLEWYEWSAYAVFAPFIAAVMFNPDNQVSALLSTFAVFAVGFLMRPLGGIVFGRIADKKGRKFVLVTTMMLMATGSLIIGVMPTYESVGVFASAILLFARVLQGFAHGGESATAYSYVGEIAPPNRRGMWGSVTFIAIFGGSVLAYTLGGAITSTLSESAVGEWGWRIPFLLGAVLALVALYIRRNMEESDVFHEEDTADAPEPVDKKVLAKAILLMIGMTSGITAAHYTWSSYISTFAITEKGMDPDTAYWALVFAQVIAIVSLPLFGRLSDSIGRRPMLGFFAIAMAALQFPLTAMITDAGWTLLLATTVALLIISVPACILSATLSEAFPTRVRTAGIGFAYSFSVAVFGGTAPYLNQLFTNHDVGWIFHVYVIILSLATGVACLIMKETRGANLKER, from the coding sequence ATGAAGAGCAAACGGCGATCGCTTTTCGCCAGCGGCGTCGGCAACGTTCTCGAATGGTACGAGTGGAGCGCGTACGCGGTCTTCGCGCCATTCATCGCCGCAGTCATGTTCAACCCGGACAATCAGGTCTCCGCGCTCTTGTCGACCTTCGCGGTATTCGCGGTCGGGTTCCTCATGCGCCCGCTCGGTGGCATCGTCTTCGGCCGGATCGCCGACAAGAAGGGCCGCAAGTTCGTCCTGGTGACGACGATGATGCTCATGGCCACGGGCTCGCTCATCATCGGCGTCATGCCCACGTACGAATCCGTGGGCGTGTTCGCCTCGGCGATCTTGCTCTTCGCGCGTGTCCTCCAGGGCTTCGCGCACGGTGGCGAATCCGCTACGGCCTATTCCTACGTCGGCGAAATCGCCCCGCCGAACCGCCGCGGAATGTGGGGTTCGGTCACGTTCATCGCGATCTTCGGTGGCTCCGTCCTCGCCTATACGCTTGGCGGCGCGATCACCTCGACCCTGTCGGAATCCGCGGTCGGAGAATGGGGCTGGCGCATCCCGTTCCTTCTCGGGGCGGTTCTCGCGCTCGTCGCGCTCTACATCCGTCGCAACATGGAGGAGTCCGACGTCTTCCACGAGGAGGACACCGCCGACGCTCCCGAACCGGTCGACAAGAAGGTCCTCGCCAAGGCGATCCTGCTCATGATCGGCATGACCTCGGGAATCACCGCCGCCCACTACACGTGGTCGTCGTACATCTCGACCTTTGCGATTACCGAAAAGGGGATGGACCCCGATACCGCGTACTGGGCGCTCGTTTTCGCCCAGGTCATCGCGATCGTCTCGTTGCCGCTGTTCGGCAGGCTGTCCGACAGCATCGGGCGACGTCCCATGCTCGGCTTTTTCGCGATCGCGATGGCGGCGCTGCAGTTCCCGCTCACGGCGATGATTACCGACGCCGGGTGGACCCTTCTCCTCGCCACGACCGTCGCCTTGCTCATCATCTCCGTCCCCGCGTGCATCCTGTCCGCGACGTTGTCGGAAGCGTTTCCCACCCGCGTTCGCACGGCCGGAATCGGATTCGCCTACTCGTTCTCGGTCGCCGTCTTCGGTGGCACCGCGCCGTACCTCAATCAGCTGTTCACCAACCACGACGTCGGGTGGATCTTCCACGTCTACGTCATCATCTTGTCCCTCGCCACGGGCGTCGCGTGCCTCATCATGAAGGAAACCCGTGGCGCCAACCTCAAGGAAAGGTAG
- a CDS encoding phosphotransferase family protein — protein sequence MTSTTHQEHRAEELIAHDVVGRRIAAATGREEWSTFSAELISGGKSNLTFALSSAAGELILRRPPTGTLLPSAHDMAREATIQQGLRDGAVPVPDIAVVDAAGEDLGVPYYVMEKVPGHVIRDELPAGYAESDSDKVAMADAMADTLAALHMTDPDTAGLGDLGKRTGYLDRQLRRWLGQSEKAAESVRAPQLPVLAAELRASMPAERTARITHGDFRMDNCVFDTRNPGRIRAILDWELSTLGDPVADLALSLLYWGDRQWPQAPLVPSLTREPGWPGARHFQDRYCSATGTDAESLDWYLAFSAFKFAAIAQGVATRAEAGDMAGQHFGDLGGQIRELVDLGRSML from the coding sequence ATGACCTCGACCACGCACCAAGAGCACCGCGCAGAAGAGCTCATCGCCCATGACGTCGTGGGACGCAGAATTGCCGCCGCCACCGGCCGCGAGGAATGGTCGACGTTCTCCGCCGAGTTGATCTCCGGCGGGAAGTCGAACCTCACCTTTGCCCTCAGCAGCGCGGCGGGCGAGCTCATCCTGCGTCGCCCACCGACCGGCACCCTCCTCCCCAGCGCACACGACATGGCCAGGGAGGCGACGATCCAACAAGGCCTGCGTGACGGCGCCGTTCCCGTTCCCGATATCGCCGTCGTCGATGCCGCCGGCGAGGATCTCGGAGTCCCGTATTACGTGATGGAGAAGGTTCCCGGTCACGTGATCCGCGACGAGCTTCCGGCCGGGTACGCCGAGTCCGACTCCGACAAGGTCGCCATGGCCGACGCCATGGCCGACACACTCGCCGCGCTCCACATGACCGATCCGGACACCGCCGGCCTCGGCGACCTCGGCAAGCGGACGGGCTATCTCGACCGGCAGCTGCGCCGCTGGCTCGGGCAATCGGAGAAGGCGGCCGAGTCCGTTCGCGCGCCGCAGCTCCCCGTCCTCGCCGCGGAATTGCGGGCGTCGATGCCCGCGGAGCGTACGGCGCGCATCACCCACGGCGATTTCCGCATGGACAACTGCGTATTCGACACCCGAAACCCGGGGCGGATCCGCGCGATTCTCGACTGGGAGCTGTCGACCCTCGGCGATCCGGTCGCAGATCTCGCCCTCTCGCTGTTGTACTGGGGAGACCGGCAGTGGCCGCAGGCCCCGCTCGTCCCGTCGCTGACCCGCGAACCGGGCTGGCCAGGCGCCCGCCATTTCCAGGACCGATATTGCTCCGCGACCGGCACCGACGCCGAATCGCTCGACTGGTACCTCGCATTCTCGGCCTTCAAGTTCGCCGCGATCGCGCAGGGCGTCGCCACAAGGGCCGAAGCCGGAGACATGGCGGGGCAGCACTTCGGCGACCTCGGCGGGCAGATCCGTGAGCTCGTCGACCTCGGCCGCTCGATGCTGTAA
- a CDS encoding 3'(2'),5'-bisphosphate nucleotidase CysQ, whose amino-acid sequence MTPSDADLAADQLLAETLAVEAGELLLQIRDSEKATGRSLGDIGDRRSNEFLLARLAEERPGDAVLSEESPDVSARETASRVWIIDPVDGTREFSMRGRGDWAVHVALWLRDGTPERSRLDVSAVSLPGLGLVIGTGGARTFAGEPVPLEPGETAGGLLDPLDDVAGPRIVASGSRPPRFLAGVVASLGGTQHAVGSAGAKAMCVVRGEADAYIHAGGQFQWDSAAPAGVAMAHGFAACRIDGTPLEYNVADTYLPDLIICRPELRDEIVDAIAAHR is encoded by the coding sequence ATGACCCCTTCCGACGCGGATCTCGCCGCAGACCAGCTCCTCGCCGAAACGCTCGCGGTAGAGGCGGGCGAGCTCCTGCTCCAGATCCGCGACTCCGAGAAGGCGACGGGCCGCTCGCTCGGCGATATCGGCGACCGGCGCTCGAACGAGTTCCTCCTCGCGCGGCTCGCCGAGGAACGCCCCGGCGACGCGGTGCTCAGCGAGGAGAGCCCGGACGTCTCCGCGCGCGAGACGGCAAGCCGGGTATGGATCATCGATCCCGTCGACGGCACCCGGGAGTTCTCGATGCGCGGCCGTGGCGACTGGGCCGTCCACGTCGCGTTGTGGCTTCGCGACGGCACCCCGGAACGCTCCCGACTCGACGTCTCCGCGGTCTCACTGCCGGGTCTCGGCCTCGTGATCGGCACCGGCGGTGCCCGCACCTTCGCTGGCGAACCCGTGCCGTTGGAGCCGGGCGAGACCGCCGGCGGACTGCTCGATCCGCTGGATGACGTCGCAGGTCCCCGAATCGTGGCCTCCGGATCGAGGCCACCTCGATTCCTCGCGGGGGTCGTTGCCTCTCTCGGCGGAACGCAGCACGCGGTGGGCTCGGCCGGGGCGAAGGCGATGTGCGTCGTGCGCGGGGAGGCCGACGCCTACATCCACGCCGGAGGGCAATTCCAGTGGGACTCGGCGGCGCCCGCCGGGGTCGCGATGGCGCACGGGTTCGCCGCGTGCCGCATCGACGGCACGCCGCTGGAATACAACGTTG
- a CDS encoding SDR family NAD(P)-dependent oxidoreductase, giving the protein MGIDPRTGDDTAMSLLDRFALDGKVAIITGASSGLGAGFARALSSTGAQVLLAARRVDKLEALADELAAEGRSVATVACDVADPNSCAEAVRAALDAFGRVDILVNNAGVGTAVPALKETPEEFRSVVDVNLNGTYWMAKECAAVMEPGSSIVNIASVLGLTAGYAPQAAYTATKTAVIGLTRDLAHQWGSRRGIRVNSLCPGYFRSEMTDEIPAPMMESITGSTILGRLGRQHELDAALLFLASDASSFVTASTVVVDGGMTGH; this is encoded by the coding sequence ATGGGAATCGACCCCCGCACCGGCGACGACACCGCCATGTCTCTTCTCGACCGCTTCGCGCTCGACGGCAAGGTCGCAATCATCACCGGCGCTTCGTCCGGGCTCGGCGCCGGCTTCGCCCGGGCGCTGTCCTCGACCGGAGCCCAGGTGCTGCTCGCAGCGCGCCGCGTGGACAAGCTCGAGGCGCTCGCCGACGAGCTGGCGGCCGAGGGGCGCTCGGTAGCCACTGTGGCGTGTGACGTCGCCGACCCGAATTCCTGCGCGGAGGCCGTACGCGCCGCGCTCGACGCCTTCGGCCGCGTGGACATCCTCGTCAACAACGCGGGCGTCGGAACGGCGGTCCCGGCGCTCAAGGAGACCCCGGAGGAGTTCCGAAGCGTCGTCGACGTCAATCTGAACGGCACGTACTGGATGGCGAAGGAGTGCGCTGCGGTGATGGAGCCGGGGTCCTCGATCGTCAACATCGCCTCGGTCCTCGGGCTCACCGCGGGCTACGCACCACAGGCCGCCTACACAGCTACGAAGACGGCGGTGATCGGGTTGACGAGGGACCTTGCCCACCAGTGGGGCTCGCGCCGCGGAATCCGGGTGAACTCGCTGTGCCCGGGCTACTTCCGATCCGAAATGACCGACGAGATCCCCGCACCGATGATGGAATCGATCACGGGCTCGACGATCCTCGGCCGGCTCGGCAGACAACACGAGCTCGACGCGGCGCTGCTGTTCCTCGCCTCCGACGCCTCCTCGTTCGTCACCGCATCCACGGTGGTCGTCGACGGGGGCATGACAGGGCACTGA